In a genomic window of Oncorhynchus masou masou isolate Uvic2021 chromosome 4, UVic_Omas_1.1, whole genome shotgun sequence:
- the kif16ba gene encoding kinesin-like protein KIF16B isoform X7 codes for MASVRVAVRLRPMNRREKDLTAKNIIEMKGDKTTITNLKIPDGITGDSMRESKKTFTYDFSYDSADSKSNTFISQEKVFKDLGSDVLKAAFQGYNACIFAYGQTGSGKSYTMMGNPGDAGLIPRICEGLFSRIAGMTRWDEASFRTEVSYLEIYNERVRDLLRRKSTQTYNLRVREHPKDGPYVEDLSKHLVQNYHDVEELMEAGNINRTTAATGMNDTSSRSHAIFTINFTQAKFDAEMPCETISKIHLVDLAGSERADATGATGVRLKEGGNINKSLVTLGNVISALADLSQDRVNTNLKKKQVFVPYRDSVLTWLLKDSLGGNSKTIMIATISPADVNYGETLSTLRYANRAKNIINKPTINEDCNVKLIRELRAEIARLKALLVQGNQIALLDSPTALSMEEKLHQNEARVLELTKEWTNKWNETQNILKEETLALRKEGIGVVLDSELPHLIGIDDDLLSTGIILYHLKEGRTNVGRDDASTVQDIVLHGLDLESEHCMFANQTGTVTLVPLNGAQCSVNGVQVTEASPLNQGAVILLGRTNMFRFNHPKEAAKLREKRKSGLLTSFSLSMTDLNKSCENLSTVMLYNPGLFTEKGPIYLRLEFERQQREELEKLEHKRRLIKEMEDRQKCEKAELERLQQEVESQRKESEQVQQRIRRQEETLRCRSQDIESRLRDLLAEKQRFEEERHRETKELELHRRQRRKQQEEREDEKTQDEEAQRHSEAAERAEQAEIFRELERLKREHEEQGVRLEAERRRLEEREMEQLGLVGRLEEQLRERHEAAAALLTREDTRRLEEGRRALAEIRSALLRAKEASGRSDCDGIGEEAGRAAQVRYTDFKAAQVEELGQLEEGLRQQKECLEKEVASERAALAVLVHAHKERQRQLRETQEKGAQDSSELSQEEQRMQQAEQRLLFKEHRLSSLTDSLLPAVAEERQRAEELLKLGSSSGAGSISNISLGLDNTLYQVEKELEEKEERLTSHCASAEQLQQLQETYEFTANVARQEKKVRCKEKEILESREKQQRESLEQAVARLERRHSALRRSVSLDPESVESRHKASVLGPARELDQERVDREIQKLKQKISKTEGSGRSHTGSGDEKTSLSTPPVSPIQSLPPVLPITDDGINAYIEEEVKRRLQKLNLFNGDKNIELSLSSESLQGDDKLQNLVNPRKLKYEHRFVSVPLGTNSDCLKDPVKISIPRYVLRGQGKDEHFEFEIKITVMDETWTVFRRYSRFREMHKTLKMKFPELAGLEFPPKKLFGNRDERMVAERQSHLEKYLKNFFRVMMSPSSGSPLRTDSDSEGGLQLSKHTICDFSPFFKKGVFDYSSHGTG; via the exons ATGGCATCGGTGCGGGTGGCTGTCCGGCTCAGGCCTATGAACAGACG GGAGAAGGACTTGACTGCCAAAAACATAATTGAAATGAAAGGGGACAAGACCACCATTACAAACTTGAAG ATACCAGATGGCATTACCGGGGATTCGATGAGGGAGAGTAAAAAGACCTTCACCTATGACTTCTCCTATGACTCCGCTGACAGTAAAAGCAACACCTTTATCTCTCAGGAAAag GTGTTCAAAGACTTGGGCTCAGACGTTCTCAAGGCTGCATTCCAAGGCTACAATGCCTGCATCTTTGCCTATGGGCAGACCGGCTCGGGGAAGTCCTACACCATGATGGGAAATCCA GGAGATGCTGGTCTCATTCCACGGATATGTGAGGGTCTGTTCAGTCGGATTGCTGGGATGACTCGTTGGGATGAGGCCTCCTTCCGCACCGAGGTCAG CTACCTGGAGATCTACAATGAACGTGTCAGGGACCTGCTCAGGAGGAAGTCCACCCAAACCTACAACCTGAGGGTGAGGGAGCACCCAAAAGATGGACCCTACGTGGAAG ACCTGTCCAAACACCTGGTGCAGAACTACCACGACGTGGAGGAGCTGATGGAGGCGGGCAACATCAACCGTACCACGGCCGCCACGGGCATGAACGACACCAGCAGCCGCTCGCACGCCATCTTCACCATCAACTTCACCCAG GCTAAGTTTGATGCGGAGATGCCCTGCGAGACGATCAGTAAAATCCACCTGGTGGACTTGGCGGGCAGCGAGAGAGCGGACGCCACCGGTGCCACTGGAGTCCGGCTCAAGGAGGGCGGCAACATCAACAAGTCACTGGTCACCCTGGGCAATGTCATCTCCGCTTTAG CGGACCTGAGCCAGGACAGAGTGAACACCAACCTGAAGAAGAAGCAGGTGTTTGTGCCTTACAGAGACTCTGTGCTAACGTGGCTCCTCAAGGACAGCCTGGGAGGCAACTCCAAGACCATCATGATCGCTA CCATTTCACCTGCTGACGTCAACTACGGCGAGACGCTGAGCACTCTGCGCTACGCCAACCGTGCCAAGAACATCATCAACAAGCCCACGATCAACGAGGACTGCAACGTCAAGCTCATCCGAGAGCTCAGGGCCGAAATTGCCCGACTGAAGGCCCTTCTGGTCCAGGGAAACCAG ATTGCACTTCTTGACTCACCCACCGCTCTGAGCATGGAGGAGAAACTACACCAGAACGAAGCCCGA GTGTTGGAGCTAACCAAGGAGTGGACTAACAAGTGGAATGAAACTCAGAACATTCTCAAG GAAGAAACCCTTGCCCTGAGGAAAGAGGGAATCGGTGTTGTCCTCGATTCGGAGTTGCCTCATCTAATTGGTATCGACGACGACCTCCTAAGTACTGGCATCATCCTCTACCATCTAAAG GAGGGCAGGACGAATGTTGGTCGAGACGATGCGTCGACTGTTCAGGACATTG ttctcCATGGGCTGGACCTAGAGAGTGAACACTGCATGTTTGCGAACCAGACCGGCACCGTCACACTGGTTCCACTCAATGGGGCCCAGTGCTCCGTGAATGGAGTGCAAGTGACAGAAGCCTCCCCACTAAACCAAG GTGCTGTTATCCTTCTGGGGAGAACCAACATGTTCCGTTTCAACCACCCTAAAGAGGCAGCTAAACTAAGGGAAAAGAGGAAG AGTGGACTGCTCACTTCCTTTAGTCTGTCCATGACCGATCTCAACAAATCATGTGAGAACCTCTCCACAGTAATGCTCTACAACCCAGG TCTCTTCACTGAAAAGGGGCCTATCTATCTCAG GTTGGAATTTGAGAGACAGCAACGGGAAGAGCTGGAGAAGCTGGAACACAAAAG GAGGCTTATTAAGGAGATGGAAGACAGGCAGAAGTGTGAGAAGGCGGAGCTGGAGCGCCTGCAACAGGAGGTGGAGTCCCAGCGCAAGGAGTCGGAGCAGGTGCAGCAGCGCATCCGCCGCCAGGAGGAGACCCTCCGCTGCCGCAGCCAGGACATCGAGAGCCGCCTGCGCGACCTCCTGGCTGAGAAGCAGCGCTTTGAGGAGGAGCGCCACCGTGAGACCAAGGAGCTGGAGCTACACAGGCGCCAGCGGCGAAAGCAGCAGGAGGAGCGCGAGGATGAGAAGACGCAGGACGAGGAGGCGCAACGCCATAGCGAGGCGGCAGAGCGTGCCGAGCAGGCGGAGATCTTCCGCGAGCTGGAGCGGCTGAAGCGGGAGCATGAGGAGCAGGGGGTGCGGCTGGAGGCAGAGAGGCGGAGGCTGGAGGAGCGCGAGATGGAGCAGCTAGGCCTGGTGGGGCGCCTAGAAGAGCAGCTGAGGGAGCGCCACGAAGCGGCAGCTGCCCTGCTGACCCGCGAGGACACCCGGCGCCTGGAAGAGGGGCGACGTGCCTTGGCCGAGATCCGCTCCGCCCTGCTCCGCGCCAAGGAGGCCAGCGGGCGCTCCGACTGCGACGGAATAGGCGAGGAGGCCGGGCGCGCCGCCCAGGTCCGTTACACGGACTTCAAGGCAGCGCAGGTGGAGGAGCTGGGTCAGTTGGAGGAGGGTCTCCGGCAGCAGAAGGAGTGCCTGGAGAAGGAGGTGGCGTCAGAGCGCGCAGCCCTGGCCGTCCTGGTCCACGCCCACAAGGAGCGGCAGCGACAGCTGCGAGAGACCCAGGAGAAGGGGGCACAGGACTCCTCAGAACTCTCCCAGGAGGAGCAGCGGATGCAACAGGCCGAGCAGCGCCTCCTCTTCAAAGAGCACCGGCTAAGCAGCCTAACCGACAGCCTCCTGCCAGcggtggctgaggaaaggcagaGGGCGGAGGAGCTGCTGAAACTCGGAAGCTCCTCTGGCGCTGGCAGCATTTCGAACATCTCCCTGGGACTAGACAACACCCTGTACCAGGTGGAAAAGGAACTTGAGGAGAAGGAGGAGCGCCTTACCTCACACTGCGCCAGCGCCGAGCAGCTTCAGCAGCTGCAGGAGACGTACGAGTTCACGGCCAATGTGGCGCGCCAGGAGAAGAAAGTGCGGTGCAAGGAAAAGGAGATCCTGGAGTCACGGGAGAAGCAGCAGCGTGAGTCCCTGGAGCAGGCAGTGGCGCGCCTGGAGAGAAGGCACTCGGCGCTGAGGCGCAGTGTCTCACTGGACCCAGAGAGTGTGGAATCCAGGCACAAGGCCTCCGTTCTGGGGCCCGCGCGGGAACTCGACCAAGAGAG GGTGGACCGGGAGATCCAGAAGCTGAAACAGAAGATCAGTAAAACTGAGGGAAGTGGAAGGAGTCACACTGGGAGCGGCGATGAAAAGACGAGTCTcagcaccccccctgtcagcccaATCCAGAGCCTACCCCCAGTGCTGCCGATCACAGATGAcgg GATAAATGCATACATTGAGGAGGAGGTTAAGAGAAGGTTACAGAAGCTGAACCTCTTCAATGGTGACAAAAACATTGAGCTCTCGCTTTCATCTGAATCTCTGCAG ggtgatGACAAGCTGCAAAACCTTGTCAACCCTAGGAAATTGAAATATGAG CATCGatttgtctctgtccctcttgGGACCAACTCCGACTGCCTAAAGGACCCTGTTAAAATTAGCATTCCTCGCTACGTTCTCAGAGGGCAAGGGAAAGATGAGCACTTTGAGTTTGAAATCAAG ATCACTGTAATGGATGAAACGTGGACAGTCTTCAGGAGATACAGCCGCTTCCGGGAAATGCACAAAACTCTCAAGATGAAATTCCCCGAG CTTGCAGGTTTAGAATTCCCTCCCAAAAAACTCTTTGGAAACCGAGACGAGAGAATGGTTGCTGAGCGGCAGAGTCACTTGGAG AAATATCTGAAAAACTTCTTCAGGGTTATGATGTCGCCCTCCTCGGGCTCTCCACTCCGCACTGATTCAGACTCTGAGGGTGGTCTGCAGCTGTCCAAGCACACCATCTGTGACTTCTCCCCGTTCTTTAAGAAGGGCGTCTTTGACTACAGCAGCCACGGAACTGGTTGA
- the kif16ba gene encoding kinesin-like protein KIF16B isoform X8 — protein MASVRVAVRLRPMNRREKDLTAKNIIEMKGDKTTITNLKIPDGITGDSMRESKKTFTYDFSYDSADSKSNTFISQEKVFKDLGSDVLKAAFQGYNACIFAYGQTGSGKSYTMMGNPGDAGLIPRICEGLFSRIAGMTRWDEASFRTEVSYLEIYNERVRDLLRRKSTQTYNLRVREHPKDGPYVEDLSKHLVQNYHDVEELMEAGNINRTTAATGMNDTSSRSHAIFTINFTQAKFDAEMPCETISKIHLVDLAGSERADATGATGVRLKEGGNINKSLVTLGNVISALADLSQDRVNTNLKKKQVFVPYRDSVLTWLLKDSLGGNSKTIMIATISPADVNYGETLSTLRYANRAKNIINKPTINEDCNVKLIRELRAEIARLKALLVQGNQIALLDSPTALSMEEKLHQNEARVLELTKEWTNKWNETQNILKEETLALRKEGIGVVLDSELPHLIGIDDDLLSTGIILYHLKEGRTNVGRDDASTVQDIVLHGLDLESEHCMFANQTGTVTLVPLNGAQCSVNGVQVTEASPLNQGAVILLGRTNMFRFNHPKEAAKLREKRKSGLLTSFSLSMTDLNKSCENLSTVMLYNPGLEFERQQREELEKLEHKRRLIKEMEDRQKCEKAELERLQQEVESQRKESEQVQQRIRRQEETLRCRSQDIESRLRDLLAEKQRFEEERHRETKELELHRRQRRKQQEEREDEKTQDEEAQRHSEAAERAEQAEIFRELERLKREHEEQGVRLEAERRRLEEREMEQLGLVGRLEEQLRERHEAAAALLTREDTRRLEEGRRALAEIRSALLRAKEASGRSDCDGIGEEAGRAAQVRYTDFKAAQVEELGQLEEGLRQQKECLEKEVASERAALAVLVHAHKERQRQLRETQEKGAQDSSELSQEEQRMQQAEQRLLFKEHRLSSLTDSLLPAVAEERQRAEELLKLGSSSGAGSISNISLGLDNTLYQVEKELEEKEERLTSHCASAEQLQQLQETYEFTANVARQEKKVRCKEKEILESREKQQRESLEQAVARLERRHSALRRSVSLDPESVESRHKASVLGPARELDQERVDREIQKLKQKISKTEGSGRSHTGSGDEKTSLSTPPVSPIQSLPPVLPITDDGINAYIEEEVKRRLQKLNLFNGDKNIELSLSSESLQGDDKLQNLVNPRKLKYEHRFVSVPLGTNSDCLKDPVKISIPRYVLRGQGKDEHFEFEIKITVMDETWTVFRRYSRFREMHKTLKMKFPELAGLEFPPKKLFGNRDERMVAERQSHLEKYLKNFFRVMMSPSSGSPLRTDSDSEGGLQLSKHTICDFSPFFKKGVFDYSSHGTG, from the exons ATGGCATCGGTGCGGGTGGCTGTCCGGCTCAGGCCTATGAACAGACG GGAGAAGGACTTGACTGCCAAAAACATAATTGAAATGAAAGGGGACAAGACCACCATTACAAACTTGAAG ATACCAGATGGCATTACCGGGGATTCGATGAGGGAGAGTAAAAAGACCTTCACCTATGACTTCTCCTATGACTCCGCTGACAGTAAAAGCAACACCTTTATCTCTCAGGAAAag GTGTTCAAAGACTTGGGCTCAGACGTTCTCAAGGCTGCATTCCAAGGCTACAATGCCTGCATCTTTGCCTATGGGCAGACCGGCTCGGGGAAGTCCTACACCATGATGGGAAATCCA GGAGATGCTGGTCTCATTCCACGGATATGTGAGGGTCTGTTCAGTCGGATTGCTGGGATGACTCGTTGGGATGAGGCCTCCTTCCGCACCGAGGTCAG CTACCTGGAGATCTACAATGAACGTGTCAGGGACCTGCTCAGGAGGAAGTCCACCCAAACCTACAACCTGAGGGTGAGGGAGCACCCAAAAGATGGACCCTACGTGGAAG ACCTGTCCAAACACCTGGTGCAGAACTACCACGACGTGGAGGAGCTGATGGAGGCGGGCAACATCAACCGTACCACGGCCGCCACGGGCATGAACGACACCAGCAGCCGCTCGCACGCCATCTTCACCATCAACTTCACCCAG GCTAAGTTTGATGCGGAGATGCCCTGCGAGACGATCAGTAAAATCCACCTGGTGGACTTGGCGGGCAGCGAGAGAGCGGACGCCACCGGTGCCACTGGAGTCCGGCTCAAGGAGGGCGGCAACATCAACAAGTCACTGGTCACCCTGGGCAATGTCATCTCCGCTTTAG CGGACCTGAGCCAGGACAGAGTGAACACCAACCTGAAGAAGAAGCAGGTGTTTGTGCCTTACAGAGACTCTGTGCTAACGTGGCTCCTCAAGGACAGCCTGGGAGGCAACTCCAAGACCATCATGATCGCTA CCATTTCACCTGCTGACGTCAACTACGGCGAGACGCTGAGCACTCTGCGCTACGCCAACCGTGCCAAGAACATCATCAACAAGCCCACGATCAACGAGGACTGCAACGTCAAGCTCATCCGAGAGCTCAGGGCCGAAATTGCCCGACTGAAGGCCCTTCTGGTCCAGGGAAACCAG ATTGCACTTCTTGACTCACCCACCGCTCTGAGCATGGAGGAGAAACTACACCAGAACGAAGCCCGA GTGTTGGAGCTAACCAAGGAGTGGACTAACAAGTGGAATGAAACTCAGAACATTCTCAAG GAAGAAACCCTTGCCCTGAGGAAAGAGGGAATCGGTGTTGTCCTCGATTCGGAGTTGCCTCATCTAATTGGTATCGACGACGACCTCCTAAGTACTGGCATCATCCTCTACCATCTAAAG GAGGGCAGGACGAATGTTGGTCGAGACGATGCGTCGACTGTTCAGGACATTG ttctcCATGGGCTGGACCTAGAGAGTGAACACTGCATGTTTGCGAACCAGACCGGCACCGTCACACTGGTTCCACTCAATGGGGCCCAGTGCTCCGTGAATGGAGTGCAAGTGACAGAAGCCTCCCCACTAAACCAAG GTGCTGTTATCCTTCTGGGGAGAACCAACATGTTCCGTTTCAACCACCCTAAAGAGGCAGCTAAACTAAGGGAAAAGAGGAAG AGTGGACTGCTCACTTCCTTTAGTCTGTCCATGACCGATCTCAACAAATCATGTGAGAACCTCTCCACAGTAATGCTCTACAACCCAGG GTTGGAATTTGAGAGACAGCAACGGGAAGAGCTGGAGAAGCTGGAACACAAAAG GAGGCTTATTAAGGAGATGGAAGACAGGCAGAAGTGTGAGAAGGCGGAGCTGGAGCGCCTGCAACAGGAGGTGGAGTCCCAGCGCAAGGAGTCGGAGCAGGTGCAGCAGCGCATCCGCCGCCAGGAGGAGACCCTCCGCTGCCGCAGCCAGGACATCGAGAGCCGCCTGCGCGACCTCCTGGCTGAGAAGCAGCGCTTTGAGGAGGAGCGCCACCGTGAGACCAAGGAGCTGGAGCTACACAGGCGCCAGCGGCGAAAGCAGCAGGAGGAGCGCGAGGATGAGAAGACGCAGGACGAGGAGGCGCAACGCCATAGCGAGGCGGCAGAGCGTGCCGAGCAGGCGGAGATCTTCCGCGAGCTGGAGCGGCTGAAGCGGGAGCATGAGGAGCAGGGGGTGCGGCTGGAGGCAGAGAGGCGGAGGCTGGAGGAGCGCGAGATGGAGCAGCTAGGCCTGGTGGGGCGCCTAGAAGAGCAGCTGAGGGAGCGCCACGAAGCGGCAGCTGCCCTGCTGACCCGCGAGGACACCCGGCGCCTGGAAGAGGGGCGACGTGCCTTGGCCGAGATCCGCTCCGCCCTGCTCCGCGCCAAGGAGGCCAGCGGGCGCTCCGACTGCGACGGAATAGGCGAGGAGGCCGGGCGCGCCGCCCAGGTCCGTTACACGGACTTCAAGGCAGCGCAGGTGGAGGAGCTGGGTCAGTTGGAGGAGGGTCTCCGGCAGCAGAAGGAGTGCCTGGAGAAGGAGGTGGCGTCAGAGCGCGCAGCCCTGGCCGTCCTGGTCCACGCCCACAAGGAGCGGCAGCGACAGCTGCGAGAGACCCAGGAGAAGGGGGCACAGGACTCCTCAGAACTCTCCCAGGAGGAGCAGCGGATGCAACAGGCCGAGCAGCGCCTCCTCTTCAAAGAGCACCGGCTAAGCAGCCTAACCGACAGCCTCCTGCCAGcggtggctgaggaaaggcagaGGGCGGAGGAGCTGCTGAAACTCGGAAGCTCCTCTGGCGCTGGCAGCATTTCGAACATCTCCCTGGGACTAGACAACACCCTGTACCAGGTGGAAAAGGAACTTGAGGAGAAGGAGGAGCGCCTTACCTCACACTGCGCCAGCGCCGAGCAGCTTCAGCAGCTGCAGGAGACGTACGAGTTCACGGCCAATGTGGCGCGCCAGGAGAAGAAAGTGCGGTGCAAGGAAAAGGAGATCCTGGAGTCACGGGAGAAGCAGCAGCGTGAGTCCCTGGAGCAGGCAGTGGCGCGCCTGGAGAGAAGGCACTCGGCGCTGAGGCGCAGTGTCTCACTGGACCCAGAGAGTGTGGAATCCAGGCACAAGGCCTCCGTTCTGGGGCCCGCGCGGGAACTCGACCAAGAGAG GGTGGACCGGGAGATCCAGAAGCTGAAACAGAAGATCAGTAAAACTGAGGGAAGTGGAAGGAGTCACACTGGGAGCGGCGATGAAAAGACGAGTCTcagcaccccccctgtcagcccaATCCAGAGCCTACCCCCAGTGCTGCCGATCACAGATGAcgg GATAAATGCATACATTGAGGAGGAGGTTAAGAGAAGGTTACAGAAGCTGAACCTCTTCAATGGTGACAAAAACATTGAGCTCTCGCTTTCATCTGAATCTCTGCAG ggtgatGACAAGCTGCAAAACCTTGTCAACCCTAGGAAATTGAAATATGAG CATCGatttgtctctgtccctcttgGGACCAACTCCGACTGCCTAAAGGACCCTGTTAAAATTAGCATTCCTCGCTACGTTCTCAGAGGGCAAGGGAAAGATGAGCACTTTGAGTTTGAAATCAAG ATCACTGTAATGGATGAAACGTGGACAGTCTTCAGGAGATACAGCCGCTTCCGGGAAATGCACAAAACTCTCAAGATGAAATTCCCCGAG CTTGCAGGTTTAGAATTCCCTCCCAAAAAACTCTTTGGAAACCGAGACGAGAGAATGGTTGCTGAGCGGCAGAGTCACTTGGAG AAATATCTGAAAAACTTCTTCAGGGTTATGATGTCGCCCTCCTCGGGCTCTCCACTCCGCACTGATTCAGACTCTGAGGGTGGTCTGCAGCTGTCCAAGCACACCATCTGTGACTTCTCCCCGTTCTTTAAGAAGGGCGTCTTTGACTACAGCAGCCACGGAACTGGTTGA